In Pygocentrus nattereri isolate fPygNat1 chromosome 19, fPygNat1.pri, whole genome shotgun sequence, the sequence gctggagtttttaaacacctcagtgtcactgctggactgagattagtccaccaaccaaaaatatccagccaacaatgtcctgtgggcagcatcctgtgaccattAATGGATAACTAGAGggtgaccagcacaaactgtgcaacaacGGATTTGCATAGATGATTTTACATCTGCAAAGTGAACCAATAAGGTAggagtatctaatagagtggacagtgagtggacacaatgtttaaaaactctaacagcactgctgtatctaaTCCACTTgtacaagcacaacacacactaacataccaccaccacatcagtgtcactacagtgctgaaaatgatccagaacccaaataatacttattctgtggtggtcctctgggggtcctgaccattgaagaaaaaggtaaaagggatggactacagtctgtaattgcagaactacaaagtgcacctttagggtaagtggagctgataaaatggacaataaatgTTCACACAGGGAGGTGTACTTCATGAAGTGGATGATTGGTGTATAAGTTGAGGGGCCTGCTAGCAAGAATTGTGTTCCAAGAGACAAGGCTATAGCAGAaaaagcaaccaacttctaagactgaactttggaggtataaaacatttctacaaatttctttaaaaaaaaaaacaaaaaacctgtCATTAATGGcctttggctggaaattaacgAAAATAAtgaatggtctctgacttttgcacagtacttcaTGCAATCTGAATTAAGTGAGTGCAGCTTAAGTCAGGGTGACCAGATGTCCCAGTTTTCCAGGGACAGGCCACCAAAAACAGGGATTGTCCCTGGAAAACTGGGACATCTGGTCACCCTGACTTAAGCTGCACTCCCTtgtatgcagtactgtgcaaaagtcagagaccattcgTTATCGACCTGATGTCCCAGTTTTCCAGGGGCAATCCCCGTTTTTGTTGGCCTGTCCCTGGAAatgtctctgtgtttaactgaaTTAAATACATGCTAGAAAGTCCTATGAAAGACGTGGCAGCACAGCAGATGGGCAGACATCTTGCGTTGTGCTTATTTTGGCCAACAGAGAGGGCCAGCTGACTAATCACTTCTACCACTTGCTCTCCTGCTTAGGAAAGTGTTGTGTTAAACTCGACAGGAAGCTAGCAAGTGTCAAGTGAGTCCACAACATCACCGCAAATGTCTTTTCAAGACACAACATAACACAGGGATTTAAAGGAGGGATGGGATTACAGGACTTGAATTGTACTACCAAGTGATAAGTAAGTCTTATTTGTATAGGCATACAGTCTACTTGAGTGTAGGCTGCCATGCCTACCATCTTCAAATAGTGCATCACTTTTTCACTCATCCATATATGACAAATGGCATAtcctgacagcagcagcagaattgTTTTCTGTAGCTACTCTCTAGTGACTTTTTCCATAGTTTAATATAGCTTCACGCATGGTGACTGATTTTCTGACACAGTTTACAAAATTACTTAGTACCCAATTTTATCAGTCTGTCTTCACCATAGTTTATTACAGTACAACAGTTACAAGGGTCGAAATACATGAACTGGAACAGTCTTTTACTTCATAGATAAACACTTAATGATATATTGACCAACGAGCTGGACGTTTCAAGATCTGTTACTTTAGCTTAAGTTAGTTAAGATTTCCATTTGACTCTGGCATAACCCCAGTGCTGGTGGGCTGGAGTCTTGATTTTCCTGCACACCTGGTTTATCTCTGTCTATTATGGAGTGTCTTAACAGTGTGGAAAACACTGAATAGATAGTTGTGTAACCCAACATACTGAATTTCTATGTGTCCCATGGCCAGTTCTGGGGGGTGTTTAGGGATACCTCTGGTGGACGGTGCCGATGAGCTCCCTCTGAGCCGTGTATGCTCTCATTTCCATCAGACAACAGCCCAGACAGCATGAGTCTGCCCTCAGGGGCCTTTCAAACTGGAAGATGTGCTGGTGGTCTTGGTCGAAACCCTGGAGAGAGCAGGAGCGAGCAGGcccacagcactgcacacacacacatgagctctctgagaaagacaaagaatgaAATAAGTATGAAAGAATATGGAAGAAAGTAGGCCTCTCTTTCTGTGGGCCTTGTTTTAACATCTCTGTGATTGTTTTAACATCTCTCAGACACCTCCCAACAGAAATAATCTTATTaatgatgattttatatacagttagCTTATAACTTTCTCAATTAATGCTTTTCAAAtagtttaaatagatcataacatgaTCATTGTAATCACTGTGCATAGTTTTTTTGAACTAATTCGGTAAAATGGTCCATGCTGGTCTTGAAAATGAGCTGGGCTTTTGACGTCCCATCCTGTATTTACCTTCCACAGCCACAAACAGTTGTTCTCTGGTTTCCGTGGTGATGCTGTATGTCCTGCGGTCTATGCACCGGGGACCTGAGACACAAAATGAATAGCAGTGAGAGTTCAGTCAACaatgtattgttctgtgcaaaaCAAGCACATCCATCACGTAAAGTCTTCTTACATTCCTTCACACTTCACCTGTTATACACTTATTTCATACGGTTATTGCGTTTTTGgtttaacatataaaataagTTTGTATTTAAGTATTGATCCCTGCTCTGTCCAAGTAGAAAGACACATAGTTGGATGTTAATATctttactgaaataaatgattgtTATTTGAAATACTAAGGTAACAGGAAAGATTGCAAGTTCAATTCAAAATCAAAGTAATCAAAGCAAGTCAGTGATGTAGCAATAGttcatttcagtttaatttaacAAGGAACTGAACAGGGTGGGGTGTGCATTCATATCGATTACAGTGCCAGACCAATATTAATGCGTAGTTAACCTTAACTTGGGTGCAGACTGTCAATCCTGCTTTGTTTGCATTGACATTATTATTAGCGATGCATGATGATAACAGAATCATACTGTTTTAAtagatatttgcttaaaaaacaTATGCTGGCATCAGACGGATGTTTAGATTTGGGAAATATTTAAAACAGTTGCTAATGCAGGTGGATCTAGTTCCACTCTCCTTTGATGGCATTGACAGAcacatatcaaatcaaatcaaatttatttatatagcgctttttacaactgatgttgtcacaaagcagctttacaaaaaatCATATCATGAAACATGTTGGCCCAGAATTCCCATATTTGTGCATCCCTAATTATTGTCTACCAACAGAAACCATTTCACGGGGCTGGTTATGTGGAATGATTTATACAGGGATTAAACACAATCTGCCCTGATTACAGACTTGGCCTGCATCTCTCACCTTGGAGCTCAGGTATGGCAGTGATGTGCAGCTGGCGGACTGTTCTCAGAACAGCTAGACCTGCTGGTAATCCTGCAGTGATCCACTGCTCTTCTTTACCCACGCTGTTCATCTCCATTCCCACTGTCCGGATCCCTCCACCATCACTGGACTGGTGGGAAGAGATGTGGCTGTGTCTATGGTCATGTGGGGCGGTAAGCTCCTGCGGGTCTGTGGAGGGTCTCCACCTCCTGCTGAAAGCTCTGAACAGCATCTCAatgtgcttctctctctccaggacAAATGGCAGAGGCTGAGCTGTTACAGTGGACATAgtctgagagagaaacatgcCCAGGTGTGCCATGTTAGATTTATTGTTTAAACAATGAATAGGTTTGAATATCTTCTCTGGATCTGAGTCCTGCATTTCACCTGGAAAGActgcatttattgttaaaaaggATAAACCGACTAGAGGGCTGTCTATAGAAAAGCAAGCTTTTTGGAACTTGTGAAAAGAGGGATTCAGATCGGCCATTGCAAAAGCATCGGGCAACgttaaaacaacaaattggACTGtgcttaaataaaaaaggaaccACTAGTGTACCAATAACTAGACATCCAACAGGTTGGCAaggaaaacaacagcagttGCTGACAgaaacactgagtgtgtttacatgcacaccaaTGATCCGATCATTATTGGATTTCAGTGATTATCTGAAATAATCACTGTatcctctgatttcttagactgGATTAAGGCCATTATCAGGTTTCTAATAATGAAAttaagagagctggattttagctcagtaatggAGTTTTTCAGTGTATGTATACCCAGAGCGCTGTCCTGGAAATGGCAAGCAGCATTTAACACAACACTGTAAAATCTGAAATTCTGATCTATTGGCTCATATTAATCTTTTGATCTCAAATCCAAATGTCCCTAGTATATAGCAAAAATAAAAGACTTTGATTAAAAttgaatagcttgtacttactggccattttgactagaaaataaataacttacacatatattaatatataccAAATATGTACTGAATATGAACATACTAATTCATTTTTGGTCTTTGAGCACTTAAAATGAATGTCGAATCAAGTATTACACCAAGAGTCAAAAGGGAAAATGAGCTTATAAAGCATATAAAAAAGTTGGCTCAGTTGAGACTCTTACCGCACTCGCTGCTCCTCTGTGGGTCTGGCCGATGTGTAAATCTCAGCTGGTTCGGAGTGATTCAGTCATGAGCGTCTAGGAAGTGTCTCTTGCCCTCCTTCTGTTGAACGTGGGTTTCTAGGCAATCCCTGAAGACTGCAGTTTAGCTTATGTGTGAGTGAAAGCACACGAATGTGTACGTACTTTAGTACATGCACTTAAATATCCTTTCCCCCCTCCAGTCCAGGATGTGCTCTTTGTGGGACGCCGCTCAGGCATGTAATTCAGATCCTCCTCGAGGACCTCAATGTGAGCACACGCACAAAAACCACAGATGTCtaggtttatttcattttaaaggaaacgttctttcatttaatatttgaaaaagtaaataaaatacaattgtATGAAATAGTTTGAATACCCTCAAATAAAACTCTTGGGGGTTCATTTTTCTACTAATTTCAGTGCACAAATTCTattaagtttaacatattggaaaaaataaatcataaaatataaaatgtgctataacttttgcacagatcatactttttatttttttacagtgtgttaaaaatgatcaaaaaaatgattttaattgtgcattaaaatgtgcagatgtgtgttgtttgtagaggatgcgttacttcaaaacataatttgatcaggggcacccaaaccttTTCATATTAATCACACTTATATCATGTTTGTTTTAACAAAAGATTTGACCAATACTTCAAATAAATATTTGctgatgtatttattatacTCTGGAGCAGGATGTTTGGGCGATGCTAGGTTgctctaaaaaaataaaatctaaaaatctaaaaatatgaataatattttagtcattttactgcatttgttatcatcaataaataaattttatatttCCCTGTTTTGCCCTGATTTTTACACTTTATGAAAATCTATGTATCAGCATTACTTTTTGGCCGATATGTACAAGAAAAATATCAGTTATCAACATCAGCCCTctattcccatatcagtgcatccctactaatattattataattattgctGCAAAcatgattattaatattatgaCTGTTTctataaaatatcattttctgCTTGTTAGCACTTGGCTTGAGCAAAACCACAGACCCATCTTTTGGAAGAGGTGTATGCTTATTTATTACCAAACATGAAAACCCATAAAACACACCTGCAGTTGCATTATATGGGCTATAATTCAGATACAGTCATACATAGATAATTGTAATGACAACAGAAAAtgataaaggggaattctacatTTCTacatgagatgtaaacagagtgctTAGACTGAGTTTGACTTACTCAGAGTTCTTTACAGAGGTGGGAAGCGAAACTAgagtctacaacacaaatattgctcttttatttactacccaaaatgACCAGTCAACCTGCGCATGTCTTCTAAATTTAATATGTAATGCTGACTATagtaaaataaaaggaaatctacaaaatgtgttttataaatacattttagactcAAACCTTCTCAAGACTATCATAAAACTATGTCTAAGCCATTAAGTAGTGCATTTCTAACAATTTCATCTTATAGCTTTtttgatgtagcttttagaagcatcAAACTCaatctggttcctaccaccaccgttaacagttctgactctgtaactttctctaaaatgatgcatttcatgttaaaccactctgactgactttacaATGTCAGCAAATGATCTGTAATTGTGCATTCCAATTTAAATGAATTGTagtgaaatattacagtgttatgagaaatttgtggaattcctctttcaTTTAGAAAGTATTGCTC encodes:
- the LOC108428288 gene encoding phospholipid scramblase family member 5 isoform X2, which encodes MSTVTAQPLPFVLEREKHIEMLFRAFSRRWRPSTDPQELTAPHDHRHSHISSHQSSDGGGIRTVGMEMNSVGKEEQWITAGLPAGLAVLRTVRQLHITAIPELQGPRCIDRRTYSITTETREQLFVAVEESSCVCVQCCGPARSCSLQGFDQDHQHIFQFERPLRADSCCLGCCLMEMRAYTAQRELIGTVHQRWSMFTPYFEVCDSAGSSTVRIQGSCCSVRCLADQEFEVVSMIGERIGTVWKKWPGYSEDCNMDHEHFGLDVPQNLCVTTKVLLLAATFLLNHMFFEMS
- the LOC108428288 gene encoding phospholipid scramblase family member 5 isoform X1, whose translation is MSTVTAQPLPFVLEREKHIEMLFRAFSRRWRPSTDPQELTAPHDHRHSHISSHQSSDGGGIRTVGMEMNSVGKEEQWITAGLPAGLAVLRTVRQLHITAIPELQGPRCIDRRTYSITTETREQLFVAVEESSCVCVQCCGPARSCSLQGFDQDHQHIFQFERPLRADSCCLGCCLMEMRAYTAQRELIGTVHQRWSMFTPYFEVCDSAGSSTVRIQGSCCSVRCLADQEFEVVSMIGERIGTVWKKWPGYSEDCNMDHEHFGLDVPQNLCVTTKVLLLAATFLLVITSSTVSDRRALWEIT